One stretch of Nitrospirota bacterium DNA includes these proteins:
- the carB gene encoding carbamoyl-phosphate synthase large subunit has product MPKRNDIRKILIIGSGPITIGQGCEFDYSGTQACKVLKEEGFQVILINSNPATIMTDPELADSTYIEPILPEYVEKIIEIERPDALLPTMGGQTALNTAVRLVESGILEKYQVKLIGASYESIEKAENRQLFKKAMEKAGVAVPKSGYAQSKEEALGIIEEVGFPAIIRASYTLGGAGGSIAYNREEFEKLIEHGLAASPTHEILIEQSLIGWKEFELELMRDKSDNVSIICSIENIDPMGVHTGDSITVAPIQTLSDKQYQFMRDTAIRVIREIGVESGGSNIQFAVNPANGEMFVIEMNPRVSRSSALSSKATGYPIAKVAAKLAVGYTLDEIPNDITRTTPASFEPVLDYVVVKIPRFDFEKFPQAEKTLTPQMKSVGEVMAIGRNFQESLQKAIASLEIDRYGLDLKKGGSFIPGQERDEIKRNLLTPNPERIFYIAEAFRRGLTLAEIAHDSQIDPWFLRQIEEIVLLENELVDASTESITTELMLASKKAGFTDQKIGELIGQSEEHVFQIRKQNAIYPVFKRVDTCAAEFEAKTPYLYSTYEKGCEAEPTSRKKVIILGGGPNRIGQGIEFDYCCVHGVMGLKELGYETIMVNCNPETVSTDYDTADRLYFEPLTIESVLRIVDLEKPEGVVVQFGGQTPLKLALPLEKYGIKILGTSPDSIDLAEDRERFKALVEKLNLFQPESGTARSVGEAKSIARKIGFPVMVRPSYVLGGKSMMIVYDDGSLEHYMNNAGMTSKSHPVLIDKYLEDAIEIDVDALSDGETVIVGGIMEHIEEAGIHSGDSACSLPPFSLEETLVNEVKRQTILLAKELQVIGLINIQFAVKMNRVYILEVNPRASRTVPFVSKTTGLPLAKIAIKLMMGHSLNQLGIKESPAYSHIAVKEAVFPFNKFPGVDPILGPEMKSTGEVMGIDSDFGKAFAKSQAAAGSPLPMSGTVFLSVKDKDKPSLLPIAQDLSKLGFSLVGTGGTVEFLTRHQIKIKKVNKIVEGRPHIVDHMKNMEIQFSINTVGDKISQTDSYPIRQTTLQQKIPYFTTIAGARAAVRAISSMINNRVQVQSLQRFHKKL; this is encoded by the coding sequence ATGCCAAAAAGAAACGATATCCGAAAAATCCTCATCATTGGTTCTGGGCCGATCACCATCGGCCAGGGATGTGAATTTGATTATTCCGGCACCCAAGCCTGCAAAGTACTCAAAGAAGAGGGCTTTCAGGTCATCTTAATTAATAGTAATCCGGCTACGATCATGACAGATCCTGAATTGGCCGACTCCACTTACATTGAACCCATCTTGCCGGAATATGTTGAAAAGATTATAGAGATCGAACGACCGGATGCCCTGTTGCCGACCATGGGAGGCCAGACCGCCCTGAATACGGCGGTCCGTCTTGTCGAAAGTGGCATTCTTGAAAAATATCAGGTTAAGCTGATCGGAGCCAGCTACGAATCGATAGAAAAGGCAGAAAACCGCCAGCTCTTTAAGAAGGCGATGGAGAAAGCGGGTGTGGCCGTTCCAAAAAGCGGTTATGCACAGAGCAAGGAAGAGGCCTTAGGCATTATTGAAGAGGTCGGATTTCCCGCAATCATCCGGGCTTCCTATACTCTGGGAGGAGCCGGCGGGAGCATCGCCTATAACCGTGAAGAATTTGAAAAACTGATTGAACATGGATTGGCGGCCAGCCCAACGCATGAAATCTTAATTGAACAGTCTCTTATTGGATGGAAGGAGTTCGAGCTCGAACTGATGAGAGACAAATCTGACAATGTTTCGATCATTTGTTCCATTGAAAATATTGATCCGATGGGAGTCCATACGGGAGACAGCATTACCGTTGCTCCTATTCAGACATTGAGTGACAAGCAGTACCAATTCATGAGAGACACCGCCATTCGGGTCATTCGGGAAATAGGCGTTGAATCGGGAGGTTCCAATATTCAATTTGCTGTAAATCCCGCAAACGGAGAGATGTTTGTCATTGAAATGAACCCCCGGGTTTCCAGAAGTTCGGCTCTTTCGTCCAAAGCGACGGGGTATCCAATCGCCAAAGTTGCGGCCAAGCTTGCCGTAGGGTACACCCTCGATGAAATTCCAAACGATATTACCCGTACGACTCCGGCATCATTTGAACCTGTCCTGGACTATGTTGTTGTCAAAATTCCCCGATTTGATTTTGAGAAATTTCCACAAGCTGAAAAAACACTAACTCCTCAAATGAAATCGGTGGGTGAAGTCATGGCCATTGGAAGGAATTTCCAGGAAAGTCTGCAGAAGGCGATTGCCTCGCTTGAAATTGATCGATACGGCCTCGATTTGAAAAAGGGGGGTTCCTTTATTCCCGGACAGGAGAGAGATGAGATTAAACGAAATCTTCTGACCCCGAATCCAGAGAGGATCTTCTATATCGCAGAAGCATTCCGCCGCGGTTTAACCCTGGCGGAAATTGCACACGATTCGCAAATTGATCCCTGGTTTCTTCGCCAGATAGAAGAGATTGTCCTTCTCGAAAACGAACTCGTGGATGCATCGACGGAATCCATCACAACGGAACTCATGCTCGCATCAAAGAAAGCCGGATTTACGGATCAAAAAATTGGAGAACTGATCGGTCAATCCGAAGAACACGTCTTTCAGATCCGAAAACAAAATGCTATTTACCCTGTTTTTAAACGGGTTGATACCTGTGCAGCCGAATTCGAGGCCAAAACTCCTTATCTCTATTCAACCTATGAAAAAGGATGTGAAGCAGAACCGACCTCCAGGAAGAAAGTGATTATTTTGGGAGGCGGCCCAAACCGGATCGGGCAGGGTATCGAATTTGATTACTGCTGCGTTCACGGCGTCATGGGCCTCAAAGAACTCGGTTATGAAACCATCATGGTCAACTGCAATCCGGAAACCGTTAGTACGGATTATGATACAGCGGACCGCCTTTATTTCGAACCGCTGACGATTGAGAGTGTATTAAGAATAGTGGATCTGGAAAAACCGGAAGGCGTAGTGGTTCAGTTTGGAGGTCAAACACCCTTGAAACTGGCTCTGCCGCTGGAGAAATACGGGATAAAAATATTAGGAACTTCTCCTGATTCGATAGATCTTGCTGAAGACCGGGAACGGTTTAAGGCTCTGGTTGAAAAACTGAATTTATTTCAACCTGAAAGCGGAACGGCGCGCTCAGTGGGAGAAGCAAAATCCATTGCCCGAAAAATCGGTTTCCCGGTCATGGTTCGTCCGTCCTATGTCCTTGGCGGAAAATCAATGATGATTGTTTATGATGACGGGAGTCTGGAACATTACATGAATAACGCGGGGATGACTTCAAAATCTCATCCGGTACTCATCGATAAATATCTTGAAGATGCGATTGAAATAGACGTCGACGCCCTTTCGGACGGAGAGACTGTTATCGTTGGGGGAATCATGGAGCACATTGAAGAGGCGGGAATCCATTCAGGAGACAGTGCCTGCTCTCTTCCTCCATTTTCCCTTGAAGAGACTTTGGTCAATGAAGTGAAACGACAGACTATTCTTCTGGCGAAGGAACTCCAGGTCATCGGATTGATCAATATACAATTTGCGGTGAAAATGAACCGGGTCTATATCCTCGAAGTCAACCCGAGAGCTTCCCGTACAGTCCCCTTTGTCAGCAAAACGACCGGACTTCCCCTGGCCAAAATTGCGATTAAACTCATGATGGGGCATTCACTGAATCAATTAGGAATTAAGGAATCTCCGGCCTATTCTCATATCGCAGTCAAGGAGGCCGTATTTCCTTTTAATAAGTTTCCGGGAGTCGATCCTATTCTCGGTCCGGAAATGAAATCCACGGGTGAAGTCATGGGGATCGATTCGGATTTTGGAAAGGCATTTGCAAAATCCCAGGCTGCTGCAGGTAGTCCCTTGCCTATGAGCGGCACTGTTTTCTTATCCGTTAAGGATAAAGACAAGCCATCGTTGCTCCCCATCGCGCAGGATCTCTCCAAATTGGGATTCAGTCTGGTTGGAACGGGAGGTACGGTTGAATTTTTGACCCGCCATCAGATTAAAATCAAAAAGGTCAATAAAATAGTGGAGGGCCGCCCCCATATTGTCGATCACATGAAAAATATGGAAATTCAATTCTCAATCAATACCGTCGGGGACAAGATCTCTCAGACAGACTCCTATCCCATTCGTCAAACAACCCTTCAGCAAAAGATTCCCTATTTCACCACAATCGCCGGTGCAAGAGCGGCCGTCAGAGCCATCAGTTCGATGATCAATAATCGAGTCCAGGTTCAATCTCTTCAACGGTTCCATAAAAAACTTTAA
- the carA gene encoding glutamine-hydrolyzing carbamoyl-phosphate synthase small subunit has product MNHKKALLILDDGNTFEGYSFGAEGETSGEVVFNTSMTGYQEIITDPSYQSQLVTMTYPHIGNYGINDSDHESRKPFLGGLIVKEVCFTPQNYYLSKTLDRYLKDNNIIGIFGIETRMLTRHLRDHGSRMGFISTVEFNRNVLYSKLCKIQGIAGQDLAKKVTTDQIRNQSPEGRKRFTVVVYDFGVKSNILKMLSVRGCESIVVPADTTAEKALSFAPDGILLSNGPGDPEAVSYAIRNVEKLICKRPIFGICLGHQILGLAMGGKTYKLKFGHHGGNQPVMDLRTRKVEITAQNHGYAVDVASISKEMVLTHINLNDQTVEGMRHKTLPIFSVQYHPEASPGPHDSSYLFDQFAEYMVNKV; this is encoded by the coding sequence ATAAATCATAAAAAGGCGCTTTTAATCCTAGACGACGGAAATACTTTCGAAGGGTACTCTTTTGGTGCAGAAGGAGAAACTTCGGGAGAAGTGGTCTTTAATACCAGTATGACCGGTTATCAGGAGATCATTACCGATCCCTCCTACCAGAGTCAGCTGGTCACGATGACCTATCCCCATATCGGGAATTACGGAATTAACGATTCAGACCATGAATCGAGGAAACCGTTTCTCGGAGGGCTCATTGTTAAAGAGGTCTGTTTTACACCCCAGAACTATTATTTAAGTAAAACTTTAGATCGCTATCTAAAAGATAATAATATTATTGGTATTTTTGGAATTGAAACAAGAATGCTGACGCGTCACCTGCGGGATCATGGGTCCCGAATGGGTTTTATTTCAACCGTCGAGTTCAATCGAAATGTGCTCTATTCCAAACTATGTAAAATTCAAGGTATTGCAGGACAGGATCTTGCGAAGAAAGTCACCACGGATCAGATAAGAAACCAGAGTCCTGAAGGCCGGAAAAGATTTACGGTCGTCGTCTATGATTTTGGTGTGAAATCCAATATCCTGAAGATGTTGTCGGTCCGAGGATGCGAATCAATCGTCGTGCCCGCTGATACAACGGCGGAGAAAGCCCTCTCGTTTGCTCCCGACGGTATTCTCCTTTCAAATGGTCCCGGCGACCCCGAGGCGGTATCCTATGCCATCAGGAATGTTGAAAAATTGATCTGCAAACGACCCATTTTTGGAATCTGTCTCGGGCACCAGATCCTTGGTTTGGCGATGGGAGGCAAAACTTACAAACTCAAATTCGGTCACCACGGCGGAAACCAGCCCGTGATGGATTTAAGAACGCGAAAAGTTGAAATTACCGCCCAAAATCATGGATATGCCGTTGACGTCGCCTCGATTTCAAAAGAGATGGTATTGACCCATATTAATTTGAACGATCAGACTGTCGAAGGGATGCGTCACAAAACATTGCCGATTTTTTCCGTTCAATATCATCCGGAAGCTTCTCCCGGTCCGCATGATTCCAGCTACCTATTCGATCAATTTGCCGAGTATATGGTAAATAAAGTCTAA
- a CDS encoding dihydroorotase: MKMILKGGRLIDPKNNIDQIAQLVIESDKITKISTESISSNGIEVLDVSGMIISPGFIDLHVHLRDPGQEYKEDIRSGTEAAAAGGFTSVCCMPNTKPVNDNEAVTHYILEKARKEGLVNVLPAGAITKGSRGEELAEIGKLKEAGCVALTDDGWPVMNSEMMRRSLEYAKTFDLVVMPHCEDRHLSEGGVMNEGRTSTEMGLRGIPCQAEEVMISRDILLAQLTESRIHFAHISSEGGVRLIRDAKKRGISVTAETCPHYFTLTDEATLGYNTNAKMNPPLRSIKDREAVKQGLKDGTLDAISTDHAPHSPDEKEQEFDKAPFGIIGLETVLPLALALVQEGMITLSQMITLLTVNPAKILKIKKGSLEAGSIADLTIFDPNEEWVVDATRFKSKSRNSPFNGWKMKGRVKFTIVSGKVVYRG; encoded by the coding sequence ATGAAGATGATCCTAAAAGGGGGACGGCTGATCGATCCCAAAAACAATATCGATCAGATTGCACAGCTCGTCATCGAATCGGACAAGATCACCAAAATTTCAACGGAGTCTATTTCTTCAAACGGGATCGAAGTCCTTGATGTATCGGGAATGATCATTTCTCCCGGATTTATTGATCTTCATGTTCACCTGAGAGATCCCGGACAGGAATATAAAGAAGATATCCGGTCAGGAACTGAAGCTGCCGCTGCCGGTGGCTTTACATCGGTCTGTTGTATGCCGAATACGAAACCGGTCAATGACAATGAAGCCGTAACACATTACATACTTGAAAAAGCACGAAAAGAAGGTTTGGTAAATGTTTTGCCCGCCGGAGCGATTACGAAAGGTTCCAGGGGGGAAGAACTGGCCGAGATTGGCAAACTGAAAGAAGCGGGTTGCGTTGCTTTAACCGATGACGGCTGGCCTGTCATGAATAGTGAAATGATGCGCAGGTCGCTTGAATATGCCAAAACTTTTGACCTCGTGGTGATGCCGCATTGCGAAGACAGACATCTTTCAGAGGGAGGGGTGATGAATGAAGGCCGAACCTCCACTGAAATGGGGCTTCGGGGAATTCCCTGCCAGGCGGAAGAAGTGATGATTTCAAGAGACATTCTGCTTGCCCAGCTAACGGAAAGTCGAATCCATTTTGCTCATATCAGCAGTGAAGGAGGAGTCCGGCTCATCCGCGACGCCAAAAAGAGAGGTATTTCAGTTACAGCCGAAACCTGTCCACACTATTTTACACTGACCGACGAAGCAACCCTTGGATATAACACGAATGCCAAGATGAATCCTCCGCTCCGTTCGATTAAAGATCGTGAGGCGGTCAAACAAGGGTTAAAAGACGGAACTCTCGACGCCATTTCAACGGATCATGCTCCGCATAGTCCCGATGAAAAGGAACAGGAATTTGATAAGGCTCCTTTTGGAATTATTGGTCTGGAGACCGTTTTACCCCTTGCATTGGCTTTGGTCCAGGAAGGAATGATAACCCTCTCTCAAATGATAACGCTTTTGACGGTGAACCCTGCAAAAATTCTCAAAATAAAAAAGGGCTCATTGGAAGCAGGGTCGATTGCGGATCTCACGATTTTTGATCCCAACGAGGAATGGGTGGTTGATGCCACTCGATTCAAATCAAAAAGCAGAAATTCGCCATTTAACGGGTGGAAGATGAAGGGAAGAGTTAAATTTACGATCGTTTCAGGAAAAGTCGTTTACAGGGGATAG
- a CDS encoding aspartate carbamoyltransferase catalytic subunit, with protein sequence MILKRKDLIALKELQKEEIELLLDTAVSFKEVATRDIKKVPALRGKTLINLFFEPSTRTRTSFELAGKRLSADVINISHSSSSAVKGESLLDTAKNLEAMNADLIVLRHPCSGSPYLLSRHLKSSIINAGDGAHEHPTQGLLDLYTIREKLGRIAGLKVAIVGDITHSRVARSNIAGLSKMGASVRVVGPPTMIPAEIEKSGVTVFHELREGIRDVDVILMLRLQLERQGKGLFPSIREYSELFGLNKENLKWANKSVLVMHPGPVNRGVEISPEIADGLSSVILDQVTNGVAVRMAVLFLLSGAST encoded by the coding sequence ATGATACTTAAAAGAAAAGATCTGATTGCGCTAAAAGAACTTCAAAAGGAGGAAATTGAACTCCTGTTAGACACAGCCGTTTCGTTTAAAGAGGTGGCAACACGCGACATTAAAAAAGTGCCTGCTTTACGGGGTAAAACTTTGATTAATTTGTTTTTTGAACCCAGCACCCGGACCAGGACTTCGTTTGAATTGGCAGGTAAAAGATTGAGCGCCGATGTGATCAATATCAGTCATTCCAGCAGCAGTGCGGTTAAAGGGGAATCCTTACTGGATACCGCAAAAAATCTTGAAGCCATGAATGCCGATCTGATCGTTTTGAGGCATCCTTGCTCAGGTTCTCCTTACCTCCTTTCCCGTCACTTAAAGAGTTCGATAATCAACGCCGGGGATGGAGCCCATGAACATCCGACTCAGGGTCTGCTTGACCTCTATACGATTCGCGAAAAACTGGGGAGAATCGCCGGATTAAAAGTTGCCATTGTCGGGGATATCACCCATAGTCGCGTAGCCCGATCGAATATTGCCGGTTTGTCAAAAATGGGCGCGTCGGTTCGGGTTGTCGGACCTCCCACGATGATTCCTGCGGAGATTGAAAAAAGTGGCGTCACAGTATTTCATGAGCTCAGAGAGGGGATCCGGGACGTGGATGTTATTCTCATGCTCCGCCTTCAGCTCGAACGACAAGGAAAGGGCCTCTTTCCGTCCATTAGAGAATATAGTGAATTATTTGGATTAAATAAAGAAAACCTCAAATGGGCGAATAAGAGTGTTCTGGTCATGCATCCCGGTCCAGTGAACCGGGGAGTGGAAATATCACCGGAAATCGCGGATGGCCTGTCATCGGTCATCCTGGATCAGGTTACAAATGGTGTGGCAGTTCGAATGGCCGTATTGTTCTTGCTGTCTGGCGCTTCGACTTAA
- the pyrR gene encoding bifunctional pyr operon transcriptional regulator/uracil phosphoribosyltransferase PyrR yields MKPFHEKLILDRIGIARSLSRIAHEIIEKNKGTNDLILIGIRTCGVHLANRLKKKVAEIEKVELPTGVLDITLYRDDLMTKKDRPILKTTDIPYDITKKRVVLIDDVLFTGRTIRAALDGLMDLGRPETIQLAVLIDRGHRELPIRADFVGKNLPTGKDEKVKVLLEEEGEEDRVVILHSRREDSTVC; encoded by the coding sequence ATGAAACCATTTCACGAAAAACTGATTCTGGATCGGATAGGAATTGCAAGGTCCCTCAGTAGAATTGCACATGAAATTATCGAAAAGAACAAGGGAACAAACGATCTGATTTTAATTGGCATTCGAACCTGCGGCGTCCACCTTGCCAATCGATTAAAAAAGAAAGTCGCCGAAATTGAGAAGGTTGAGCTGCCGACCGGCGTTCTGGACATTACACTCTATCGAGACGATCTTATGACCAAAAAGGACCGACCGATTTTGAAGACGACCGATATTCCGTACGATATTACAAAAAAGAGAGTGGTACTCATCGATGACGTCTTGTTTACCGGTAGAACCATTCGAGCTGCGTTGGATGGATTAATGGATCTGGGACGCCCGGAAACGATTCAGCTGGCCGTCCTGATTGACCGGGGTCATCGAGAACTACCCATTCGGGCTGATTTTGTCGGGAAGAATCTTCCAACAGGGAAAGACGAGAAAGTAAAAGTTCTCCTGGAAGAAGAGGGGGAGGAGGACCGGGTGGTCATCCTCCACTCTCGTCGCGAAGACTCCACTGTTTGTTGA
- a CDS encoding NifU family protein: MSGQENHIEIPIVTFTKGAIDKIRDSLLGKDKSGIRLTVLRQGGEFVYQFSYVEREKVNPNDVLFHFENCLFIIDHDSVPLIRGAQIDYLLTGLTQAWVIDNPNPAWDSEISIEIAKIFDEQINPGVAEHGGHIKLVGLKEHIAYVEMSGGCQGCSMAGKTLRHGVMKILSEKFPQITELIDVTDHHSGTKPYFQSETGSIPTFKS; this comes from the coding sequence ATGTCCGGTCAAGAGAACCATATCGAGATTCCAATCGTCACATTCACAAAGGGAGCGATTGATAAAATTCGCGATTCGCTTCTCGGAAAAGACAAATCGGGAATTCGCCTGACGGTTTTGCGACAAGGGGGAGAGTTTGTCTACCAATTCAGCTATGTCGAAAGAGAAAAAGTGAATCCGAACGATGTCCTGTTTCATTTCGAAAACTGTTTATTCATTATTGATCATGACTCTGTTCCCCTCATCCGGGGAGCACAAATTGATTACCTTCTTACAGGATTGACCCAGGCGTGGGTTATTGATAATCCCAATCCCGCATGGGACAGTGAAATATCCATTGAGATCGCGAAAATATTTGATGAACAAATTAATCCAGGTGTGGCCGAACATGGCGGACATATCAAATTGGTAGGCTTGAAGGAACATATCGCCTACGTCGAGATGTCGGGAGGATGCCAGGGTTGCAGTATGGCCGGGAAAACACTTAGACACGGCGTCATGAAAATACTGTCAGAGAAATTTCCTCAAATAACTGAATTAATCGACGTGACGGATCATCACTCCGGAACCAAACCTTATTTTCAAAGTGAAACAGGAAGTATTCCGACATTTAAGTCTTGA
- a CDS encoding peroxiredoxin yields MDMTEATGLPKIGDAAPDFKAVTTQSGDMVFSEWQGKEWVVLFSHPADFTPVCSTELMEFAKRSDDFRKINTKLIGVSVDSIHSHLAWLQNLKEKMGVEIPYPLIADIDTRVSQAYGMIHPGASATATVRAVFVIDPKRTIRALVYYPMNVGRNVEEIFRLVNALQTADQFAIATPVNWTPGNRVVVPPPKKMEEVRERESHKGKDYLYQDFYLCLKELPKVDR; encoded by the coding sequence ATGGATATGACGGAAGCAACGGGTTTACCCAAAATTGGAGATGCAGCACCTGATTTCAAAGCAGTTACAACTCAATCCGGCGATATGGTTTTCAGCGAATGGCAGGGAAAAGAGTGGGTCGTACTGTTTTCTCATCCGGCCGATTTCACTCCGGTTTGCAGTACCGAACTGATGGAGTTCGCGAAACGAAGCGACGATTTCAGGAAAATTAATACGAAACTTATTGGTGTCAGTGTCGATAGCATACATTCCCACCTGGCATGGCTTCAGAACTTAAAGGAAAAAATGGGAGTCGAAATCCCCTACCCCCTGATTGCCGATATCGACACCCGGGTCTCACAAGCCTATGGGATGATCCACCCCGGTGCGAGTGCGACGGCCACCGTTCGGGCTGTTTTTGTGATCGACCCGAAAAGGACCATTCGGGCGCTGGTCTATTATCCCATGAATGTGGGAAGAAATGTCGAAGAGATATTTAGACTGGTCAATGCTCTTCAAACTGCTGATCAATTTGCGATTGCAACACCGGTTAACTGGACGCCTGGAAATCGAGTGGTGGTCCCGCCTCCTAAAAAGATGGAAGAAGTGAGAGAACGCGAAAGTCATAAAGGTAAGGATTATCTCTATCAGGATTTCTACCTCTGTCTGAAAGAGCTTCCCAAAGTCGATCGGTAA
- a CDS encoding ABC transporter substrate-binding protein: protein MKARLPERIICLSGETVDVLYQLGEENRIVGVSCFTDRPPRARKEKPVVSSFTSADIKNIIQLNPDLVLGFSDLQGDLFRELVKSGLQVHLFNQRTIQGILDMILMLGGMVGAQAGARRLMSRIIGKIEKIRKKSALLTRNPVVYFEEWDEPLICGIGWVSELITVAGGTDCFAELATRSIAAERILRDSSEIMQQMPDIIIGSWCGKPFNISDVRNRDGWNIIPAIRNGNIFEIRASDILQPGPAALTIGLEQLSTIILNWEAKRKHGFNPKLK, encoded by the coding sequence ATGAAAGCTCGTTTACCCGAGCGCATTATCTGTTTGTCAGGCGAAACGGTTGACGTCCTCTATCAGCTTGGCGAAGAAAACCGTATTGTGGGCGTTTCTTGTTTCACGGATAGGCCACCCCGGGCACGTAAAGAAAAACCAGTGGTTTCCTCATTTACCTCGGCAGACATCAAAAACATTATTCAGTTGAATCCGGATTTGGTCCTGGGTTTTTCCGATCTTCAGGGAGATCTATTCAGAGAGCTCGTAAAATCAGGTCTTCAGGTACATCTCTTTAATCAGCGGACAATTCAAGGGATTCTCGACATGATACTCATGCTTGGTGGCATGGTGGGTGCTCAAGCCGGAGCAAGACGACTGATGTCCCGGATCATTGGCAAGATCGAGAAAATCCGCAAGAAGAGTGCGTTGTTAACTCGTAATCCCGTTGTCTATTTTGAAGAATGGGACGAACCTCTCATTTGCGGGATTGGATGGGTCTCAGAATTAATCACCGTTGCCGGAGGAACGGATTGTTTCGCGGAGCTTGCGACTCGATCGATTGCGGCGGAGCGGATTTTACGGGATTCGTCTGAAATAATGCAACAAATGCCAGACATTATCATTGGATCCTGGTGTGGAAAACCTTTTAATATCTCAGACGTTAGAAACCGGGACGGGTGGAATATCATTCCCGCAATTCGAAACGGAAATATTTTTGAAATTCGCGCATCAGATATTCTCCAGCCGGGCCCTGCCGCCCTGACAATTGGACTGGAACAACTCTCAACGATCATTTTAAACTGGGAGGCAAAACGGAAGCATGGATTCAACCCGAAGTTAAAATGA
- a CDS encoding PilZ domain-containing protein, giving the protein MVSNSELIWKRKDDRVILDLGGDYRILEPYQNKVRSLSTIRNLGRGGVLIISFDPILVGTPLQMRFYHQRNIITVNSRVVWAAAPGVKEPSGYQIGVKFEPVLQVSLLNIDFLIKNKQI; this is encoded by the coding sequence ATGGTTTCCAATTCAGAACTCATTTGGAAGCGAAAGGATGACCGGGTCATACTGGATTTAGGCGGGGACTATCGAATCCTCGAGCCCTATCAAAACAAAGTCCGAAGTCTCAGCACAATTCGAAATCTCGGAAGAGGGGGAGTTTTGATTATTTCATTCGATCCCATTCTGGTCGGGACTCCTCTGCAGATGCGATTTTACCATCAGAGAAATATTATCACGGTTAACTCTCGTGTTGTATGGGCCGCCGCACCGGGAGTCAAAGAACCTTCCGGCTACCAAATAGGGGTGAAATTCGAACCCGTCTTGCAGGTCTCTCTCCTGAATATCGATTTTCTTATCAAGAATAAACAGATTTAG